CTACTTCATTGATTATTGTCTTCATATCTGTTAAACCTAAAATAGGACCAACAGTAACACCATGATCCATAGGTATGATTACAGTCTTTCCTGTTTCTCGATTAAAGATCCTTTCTAACCGTATCCTTTTTCCAATCTGTTTCCCTGCTAAAGCAATTCCCATTTTCAACCTCCTTTTCTATTTTAAAATAAAAAAGCCGTGAAGGTTCACTCCACGGCTTTTCTATTTCAGCCGTGGGCGCCTGTTTGGTCTGCCCACGGCCTTTCTCCTTTTTATAGTTTCAAAAGACAGTGGGCAGACCCCACTTATAATAATAAAAATAACCGTATTTTAAACCTACCTTCTTCATCTCTTTTTCAATCCGAGTCTATTAACATGCAAAAAAAATGTTGTCAATACCATTTTTTTCTTTTATAAAATCTAAAATAATGTTAATTGTAAAATGTGCTAAATGTAAAAGAAAAATATTTAAATATTTAAAAATCGGAAAGGGGCGTTTATTACGTTGCTGGAAGGAACGGATAATTAAAAATTATAGTGTGCAAGAAGGTATTAAAGTTAAATGTCAATGTGGTAATGTGATTGGCATTGATAAAGGAAGATGGATAAAAATGAAACAAAATGCTTTTATTTATTCAGGTACAGTAATAAGGAAATAGGAGTAGTGAGATGTATTATAGGATGTTAAAAGGAACAAATTTAAAAGTATCTGAAATTGGTTTAGGAACGTGGGTTTTAGGAGGTTGGCTTTGGAGTGGAATAGATGAAAAAGAAGCTATAAATACAGTAAAAGAAGCAATAGAATCAGGTATAAATCTTATAGATACTGCTCCTGTTTATGGATTTGGTAAATCAGAAGAAATTGTAGGCAAAGGAATAAAAGGTTTTGATAGAGAGAAGATAATCATTGCTACAAAAGTAGGGCTTGAATGGGATGAAAATGAGAGAATTAAAAGGAATTCTTCAAGAAAAAGGATACTTAAAGAAATAGAAGATTCTTTAAAAAGATTAGATATTGAATATATTGATATTTACCAAATTCATTGGCCTGACAAAAAGACTCCTTTTAAAGAAACAATGGAAACCATGATGGAGTTAAAAGAAAAGGGACTTATAAAATATATTGGAGTAAGCAATTTTTCTGTTGAACAGATGGAAGAATGTAAAAAATATGGAGAATTTAATATCTTACAGCCACCTTATAATTTCTTTGAAAGAGAGATACAGAATGAAATTTTGCCCTATTGTATTAGAAATAATATAGGCATTTTAGCTTATGGCGCACTTTGTCGAGGTCTTTTAACTGGCAAATTTAAAGGGGATGAAACATTTGGGGAAAATGATATAAGGCATTTTGACCCAAAATTTCAAGGAGGTACATTTAAAAAATATGCAGAATTGGTTAAAAAGCTTGATGAAATTGCGCAATCTATAGGAAAGAGAGTGAGCCATTTAGCAATAAGATGGCTTTTGCAACAAAACGGTGTAGATGTAGCTTTAGTAGGAATGCGGAATAGAAAACAACTTAAAGAGAATCTTAAAGCTACAGATTTTGTTTTAGAAAAATCTATTATAGAAAAGATGGAAAAAATATTTAAAGAATCAAATGTGCCTATATTAAGCCCAAAATTTATGGCACCGCCAGATTAAATTATAACAAATCGCGGATTGCCATGTCTTTAACAACTTGCTCAATTATATCTGCTCCAATAATCTTTTTGTCAGTTGCATAGCCTTCGATTAAGGCATGATCACAAATAATGTTTATTATCCTTGGTATACCTTTGGAATAAGTATAAATTCTGTCAATTGCTTGTGCATTAAATATATTGCTTTTCCCACCAGCTTTGATAAGTCTGGTTTTGATATAATTTTCAGTTTCTTTTCGATTAAGTGGATTAAGGATAAATCTTAAGGCTATACGTTGACGCAGTTGTCTCAATTTTGGTGTATTTAATTTTTCCCAAAGCTCAGGTTGACCACAGAGGACAATTTGAAGAAGTTTTTGATTATTTGTCTCTAAATTAAGTAAAAGTCTGATTTCCTCTAAAAGGAGTGGACTTAAATTATGCGCTTCATCAACAACAATGACTACTGCTTTTTGTTCTTCTAAACATTGAGTTAAAAATTTATTTAAGGATATAAGAAAATCTGCTTTATTATTAGGTCTAGATAATCCTAGTCCTTCACAAACCAAATGAAAGAATTCAATTGGTTCTAAAATAGAATTAAAAATAAAAGCAGAAAGACCTCCAGTATGTTTTAGATAATTTAAAAATGACTTTAAAATTGTAGTTTTCCCAACACCTACTTCACCGGTAAGAAGAATAAGCCCTTTTTTCCCTCTTACACCATAAATCAATTGAGCTAATGCTTCACGATAAGATTCTGTAAGATAAAGAAAATCAGGGTCAGGCGTAAGATTAAATGGGTCTTTAGTAAAACCATAAAAATGCTTGTACATTTATAAGCATTTTTTCGAATATTTGTTGTATTGTCAAGCTTTTATTTTGTACCTGTTGACAAAAAAAAGGTTTGAGGTTATAAGCTCGCTATGTTCTAAAGGAATAGAGGTTAAGATGTTTGGCTGGCAAGGTAAATTATTACGTATTGATTTAGAAACAAAAAAGATTTCAATAGAGGATTTAAAAACAGAAGATCTGTTAGACTTTCTTGGAGGTAGAGGTTTAGGAGTAAAATTTTTTACTAATGAAGTAAATGCAGATATAGATCCATTTGCTCCAGAAAATAAAATTGTTATTGCTGTTGGTCCTCTTACTGGCACAGGAGCAAGCAGTGCATCACTTTGTTCAATTGTCACTAAATCTCCTTTAACAAATACCATTATTAGTGCACAAGTAAAACTTTATTTTGGGGCAGAATTAAAGGCTGCAGGTTATGATGTTGTTATTATTGAAGGTAAAGCACTTTCTCCTACTTTAATATCTATTAAAGATGATGATGTATCTCTTTTACCAGCTGATTTTTTATTTGATAGACCTACAGATGAAGCTTTGTCTCTTTTTCAAATTTCCTTTAATGATCCTTGGGTAGCTAGAGAGACAAGATTTTTACATATTGGACCAGCTGGACAAAAACATTTGCCATTAGCAAATTTAATAACTGATGGTCTTCCTGTTGCTAATAGTGTTGGTATTGGGGCTGTTTTTGGCAGTAAGAATTTAATAGGTATTGCAGTAAGAGGTACAAAAGATATTTTGCTTTATGATGGGGAAGTCTTTTTTAAAACCGTTTTTAAAGATCTTGAAAATCTTTCTGAAAATTTAAAAAGTTTTTCAGATTTATCCACTTATTTAGTCTTTGAAGATTTTATAGAACATAACATATTAGCCTGTTGTTATTTTATACAACCATTTGCTAGTGAAGTAACACTTTCTCAAATAAAGGAAATTTGGAAAAGACATCGTGGTTGTTTTTCTTGTCCTATAGCATGCTTAAAAACAACATTAAGAGGGGATTTCCTACCAGAAATAGATGCTTTTATGTCTCTTGGGCCTCTTTGTGGCATTTATGATGTGAAAAGTATTTCAAAGATATACGCACTTTGTATAAAATTGGGATTAGACCCAGTTGAGACAGGGCTTAGTATTTCTTGTGCTATGGCTATGAAAGAAAAAGGTTTATTTGATGATGAATCTGTGCCTTTTTTTGGTGATAAAAAAGCTATTTTAGAGCTTATTCCAAAAATTGCCAAAAAAGAAAGTCCCTTGGCCAATGGTGCTTTTAAATTATGTCAAGAACTTAATAATCCTGATTTATTTTTGGGAGTGAAAGGAAGAAGTATAGTTTTTGACGTAAGAAATCACCATTATTTAGGTTTAGTTTATGCTACATCAAATTGTGGTGCTACTCACCTTAATGGGTTTGTTTTTACTAAAGAAAATTATGATGAGATTCCTCAAAAGGTTAAATTAATGCAAGATAAAATTGCTGTTTTGGAAAGTTTAGGAATATGTCCTTATATTTTAAAAGGAATTTCTTTAGAGAATTTATTAACTGTTTTTCAAGCAACTACTGGAGTTACCTTAACTAAAGAGGAATTTCTTAAAAAAGGTGAAGAAATTTATCAAATTGAGCATAATTTTAATGAAAAGGCAGGAATAAAGCGTGATGCTGATATGCTTCCAGTAAAATTTTCTTTCCCTGAATTTGAGAAAATACTTGAGTCTTATTATAAATTAAGAGGGTGGTAAATGGAAAGAATTCGTATAGATCATACAAAGTGTACTGGTTGTCGTTATTGTGAATTAGCTTGTTCTCTTAATCATCTATCAACTGCTTTTAATCCAAAAAAAGCAAGGATTCGAGTATTGAAAGAAGGTAAAAGATTCTTCCCAGTAATTTCTGGTCCTCACACTGAAGCAGCTTGTAATATTAAAGTAGACTTAGTAATTGGTGAAAAAGTTTATGATTTTTGTGATCTCTGTCGTGCTGCTTGTCCTTATAAAGGGGTGTTTAAAGACCCAGTAACAGAGATTCCATTACAATGTGATTTTTGTGGAATAGATGCCCCTGGGCCTGCTTGTGTAAAGTGGTGTCCCAGTGGGGCATTAACATTAGTAGAAGTTCCATCTTATTATTAAAGGAAATTTAAAAAATGAGTTTAAACAGTTATATGCCTCCAATAGGGGCAGTAATGATTATTGGAGGTGGTATTGCTGGTATTCAAGCGTCACTTGATTTAGCAGAGGCGGGTTTTAAAGTATATCTAGTGGAGAAGAGTCCTTCCATTGGGGGAAAAATGGCTCAGTTGGATAAGACTTTTCCTACAAATGATTGTTCTATGTGTATTCTATCACCAAAACTTTCAGAATGTGGTCGTCATATAAATATTGAAATTATCACATTAGCAACAGTAAAAGCTATTTCTGGAGGCCCTGGACATTTTAATGTTGTTCTTCATAAGGAGCCACGCTATATAGATGAAACTTTATGTACCAATTGCGGTTTATGTATTCAATATTGTCCTACATTAGTACCTGATAAATATAATGAAAGTTTTTCCTATACTAAATGTATCCATTTGCCTTTTACTCAAGCTATTCCTGCAGTGCCTGTGATTGAGCCAGATTATTGTCTTTTTCTTAAAGATCAAATGTGTCAAATTTGCACACTTGTTTGCACTTATAAGGCTATTGATTTTAAACAAAAACCAGAAGATAAAGAGATTGAAGTAGGGGCTATTATCCTTGCTTCAGGTTATGAAATATTTGATGCAAGAATAAGAGGAGAATTTGGTTATGGTCGTTATTCAAATGTGATTACTGCCCTTGAATTTGAACGTTTGATTTCTGCCAGTGGCCCTTATTTTGGTCATCTTAAAAGACCATCAGATAGAAAGATACCAAAAAGAATTGCTTGGATTCAGTGTGTTGGTTCAAGAGATAGGGCATTAAATCGTGGTTATTGTTCTTCAGTATGTTGTATGTATGCTACAAAAGAAGCCATATTAGCAAAGGAACATATTCCTGAATTAAAAGCAACTATCTTTTTTATTGATATTCGTGCCTTTGGTAAAGGCTATGAACAATATTATGAAAGGGCTAAAAAACAATATGGAATAAATTATGTAAAAAGTCATATTTCTACTATAAAGGAAGATCCTCGAACAAAAAATCTTTTAATTACTTATCTTAATGAAGAAGGGCAAAGAAAAGAAGAAGAGTTTGATTTAGTAGTGCTTTCTGTTGGCTTAGGGACATCATCAGAAATTAAAAGATTGGCTAAAGTTTTAGGAATTAATTTAAACCATTATTGTTTTTGCTCTACTAATCCATTTACACCAGTTGAAACAAATCGTCCAGGTATTTATGTATGTGGTGTTGTTAGTGCTCCTAAAGATATTCCTGAAACAGTAATGGAAGCAAGTGGAGCAGCAGCAGCTGCAGAAGCACTATTAGCAAAAGCTCGTTATAGTCTAACTTGTAAAAAAGAAATAGTGCCAGAAAAAGATGTTTCTCAAGAGGAACCAAAA
The Candidatus Desulfofervidus auxilii genome window above contains:
- a CDS encoding aldo/keto reductase, with amino-acid sequence MYYRMLKGTNLKVSEIGLGTWVLGGWLWSGIDEKEAINTVKEAIESGINLIDTAPVYGFGKSEEIVGKGIKGFDREKIIIATKVGLEWDENERIKRNSSRKRILKEIEDSLKRLDIEYIDIYQIHWPDKKTPFKETMETMMELKEKGLIKYIGVSNFSVEQMEECKKYGEFNILQPPYNFFEREIQNEILPYCIRNNIGILAYGALCRGLLTGKFKGDETFGENDIRHFDPKFQGGTFKKYAELVKKLDEIAQSIGKRVSHLAIRWLLQQNGVDVALVGMRNRKQLKENLKATDFVLEKSIIEKMEKIFKESNVPILSPKFMAPPD
- a CDS encoding AAA family ATPase yields the protein MYKHFYGFTKDPFNLTPDPDFLYLTESYREALAQLIYGVRGKKGLILLTGEVGVGKTTILKSFLNYLKHTGGLSAFIFNSILEPIEFFHLVCEGLGLSRPNNKADFLISLNKFLTQCLEEQKAVVIVVDEAHNLSPLLLEEIRLLLNLETNNQKLLQIVLCGQPELWEKLNTPKLRQLRQRIALRFILNPLNRKETENYIKTRLIKAGGKSNIFNAQAIDRIYTYSKGIPRIINIICDHALIEGYATDKKIIGADIIEQVVKDMAIRDLL
- a CDS encoding (4Fe-4S)-binding protein, whose amino-acid sequence is MERIRIDHTKCTGCRYCELACSLNHLSTAFNPKKARIRVLKEGKRFFPVISGPHTEAACNIKVDLVIGEKVYDFCDLCRAACPYKGVFKDPVTEIPLQCDFCGIDAPGPACVKWCPSGALTLVEVPSYY